CGCGAGCCTCTGGAAACACCGCCTCGCCGCCTCCCATTCATACTCTCGACCCTCACGAGCAGCGCGCTCGTGGGGGTCGGTTCATTTCGAACGCGCACTGCTTGTGAGTGCCAACAGCAAAGCGCCGAAACGTAGCGCTTAAGCAGGTGACGGGGTTATCAATAACTGCGCCAAGGTGGCAGAGTCCGGCCGAACGCAGCGGCCTGCAGAGCCGCCCACCGCCGGTTCAAATCCGGCCCTTGGCTCTTCTACAGTTTCTTCACCGACAGTCCGCGGTCCGCAGCGTTGCAGTATGGCCAGTGGCGACGCCGTGGTAAAGGTGATCGACGATCGCTCGCGTACTTGGGGTGGACGCCTTTTTGTCGTGACGCCGCTGTCCAGTAGTATGGACCGACGAATCCGTGAGCACGCTGAGGTGCTCGTCGACTGGAGCGCACAGATCGAGGCCAGTGACGATGTCGTCCTTGCAGTGGGTGAGGGAACGCACGACCTCGCCGTAGCCACGGCAGAGCTCGTCGGCGAACGCGGCGCGAATCTCGTCGCGACGTACGCCGCCGACGAACTCCAGCGCGCGTACCTCAGAGGTCACGACGGCAATTTCGATGCGAATCCGGCACACGAACTCGCACTCGTCGAGAACGCGGATGTCTACCTCGCACTCGGTGGCGGCCGCAACACGAGCGCGCTGGCCGATGTCGACGCCGAGCGCCGCACCGCGTACGCCCAAGCGACCGAGGCGATTCGTGAGGCGCGTCTCAGCACGGACTGGGTGAAGACGGTACATCCGACTCGGTCGCTGGCCCAGCAGGCCGGCATGGCCTACGAGGAGTATCAGGACTTCGTCTACGATGCGACCCTCCGGGACTGGGAAGCGCTCGCTGCGGAGATGGAGCGGCTCAAAGAGATTCTCGACGAAGGTAGCGAGGTCCGACTCGTTTCGGCGGACACCGATCTGACGATGTCGATCGAGGGTCGCACGGCGGTCAACAGCGCCGCGTCGGTCGCCTACGACTCCCACAATCTACCCAGCGGAGAGGTGTTTACTGCCCCCTACGACACCGAGGGCGAGGTTTGCTTCGACGTGCCGATGACGATCAGGGGCGAGCGCGTCAATAACGTCTCGCTGACCTTCGAGGACGGCGAGGTCGTCGATGTCTCGGCCGACCAGAACGCATCCGTCATCGAGGAGATCGTCGACACCGACGACGGCGCCCGACGCCTCGGCGAGCTCGGCATCGGTATGAACCGCGGCATCGACCGGTTCACCGACAACATCCTCTTCGACGAAAAGATGGGAGATACTGTCCATCTCGCGCTAGGGAGGGCTTACGACGCGAACCTGCCAGCGGATGAGTCTGGCAACGACAGTGCCGTCCACGTGGACTTGATCACTGATGTCAGCGACGAGTCTCGACTGGTCGTCGACGGCGAGGTGGTACAGCGGAACGGCCGGTTCCGCTGGGAAGACGGGTTCGAGGAGTAGCCTTCGGTTGTTGTCACGAGCGCGAGCGTTGGGGGCGTGCCGTCGGAACTATACCGCTTCGGTCGCACGGTAGTTGGTATGATTGCAGAGGGAACGGCGGCGCCCGATTTCACACTGCCGGCTGCGGTCGACGGTGACATTCAGACGCTGACGTTCAGCGAGTACGCAGACAGTCGCATCACCGTACTTGCGTTCTACCCTGCTGACTTCAGCCCTTCGTGTACTGACGAGCTGTGTTCGCTGCGCGATATCGATCTGTTCAATCTCCAGCGTGATGTCACGATTCTCGGCGTTTCGACCGATAGCGCGTTCAGCCACCGGGAGTTCGCGCGTCAGAACGGACTCGAGTTTCCGCTCTGCAGTGACAACGACGGTCGCGTCGCACGGCGCTACGGCGTCCTCGGGGACGAGATTCGCGGTCACAGCCGACTCGCCCAGCGATCGGTGTTCGTCGTCGACGACCGCGGCACGGTTCGGTACGCTTGGACTGCTGAGGAGACAGCGCAGCTGCCCGATCTCGCTGCGGTCCGCGAAGCCGTCGACTCAATTCAGGACGATCGGAGCGCGATCGAGCGGTATCAGGAGGCTCACGATCACTTCAAGTACGGACAGTCGGAGCACGAGAGCGCGCTCACAGCCCTCGCAGACGAGGAGTGGCACGTCGCGGCCGAGGCGTTCGGCGAGGCCGAGTACTACTTCGAGGAAGCCGAAACCGGGTTCGATACGGCTCGGCGCTTCGCCGAGTCCGACAACATCTCGCGGGCTGGCGACCGGGCCAAGCAGAAAGCCAGCCACTACCGCCAGTCGGCCCGCTGGTACATCGGCGCAGCGCGGCGGTACGGCGAGGGAGAGATGGCTGCTGCGCGCGACGCCGCCGATGACGCCGAGGCAGCGCTGGACCGGGCTCGTGGAATGGAGCCGATTCCGGATCTGTACTCCGTTTGAGCGCCCGACCGTTGACATCGTTTCGTGATACCGCGCATCATATTACGCCCCTTAGTCTGGCAAAGGTCCTAGGACGCCTCGGAGGTTGTATATGGACAATGTTTATAATTATCTATCATCCACTATCTGGTGATGATGCGACGCACCCACGAACTGCTCACCGAGACGGAGTATCCGATCACGACCGACGAACTGGTCGAGCGGTACGGCGATCAACAGATCGAACTCGCCGACGGTACCGAAACGGTCGGTGAGATTCTGGCGCGACTGGACGGCGAGACCTACGAGCACAAGGAAGACGCCGAGTTTGCCATCTACTCGGCGGTCAGCGATCGAGCCATCGGCCGAAAGGGGTACAGCGATCGCGATCCGACGCCGCTTGGCAGTCCGCACGGTCCGGATCAGGTCTCGTTCTGACGGGACCAACTGCTCTTTGGGTTCTTTTTGCTCGTCGAAGATCCCACAGCGACCGCTCCGGCCCGCTCAGACCAGTTCGATGCCGCCGCCGAGATCGAGAGGAACGTTCCCGCTCGCGTATCCTTCGATCCGTCCGGACGGCCTCGCTCGGAACACGACCGCAGGTCGATGTGGAAGCGCGGGTCGCTCGCCCCGGACGGCCAGCCACTCGTCGTCCCGGAAGCTCGAACAGTCGACGAACAGCACGGCGTCGCCGTGTTCGCTGAGCTGGCCACTGGCCTTACTGTCTGCTGTCTCGCGCACGGCAGCCGACGGCGTGCTTGCAGTCCGTCGCGTCGGGGGTTGTGGGCGCGTCACCTCGACGATCGCGCTCGACTCACCGTCGTCGCTGTCGATTCCGCCGTCGGCGGCGCGGGCCCCGGTGGGCGTCGCACGGAAATCGAGCGAGTGTCCCGTGCCGACGGCGATCTCTGGCGTGACGCCGTACCCCGCGTCGGACAGGAGTTTTGCGGCGTTGAACTCGCCCATCGCGGCGGTCATGCGAACGCGGTCGAACATCTCGCTCGTGCCGAGCTTTCCGGCCATCGTTTCGCGCTCGTCGTCGAACACGCCGGTCGAGAGAAAGTCCTCGTAGAACGTCAGTGCCGCCTCACGGTCGGCGTCGGGAAAGCCGGCAGCGTGATCCCGAAAGAACGTCCTGGTCGTCGTCCGACCGTCTTTCGACATGAATACGGGGAGGAAAAACCACGCGAGGTGGTCGTACGGGTCGAGCCACGGCTCGGCGTCGTACAGCTCCGCCAGCAGCTCGCGCTGGCTGAACCGGGCGACGTGATAGGGTACTTCGGTCCAGCCGAACTTGTCGGTGCGCCAGAGCGCCTTCGGCGTCTCGGTGTTGCCGAGCCAGTAGGCCTCGTCGTCGCGCCAGACGAACAGCGCGATGTCGCCGTTGTCGACATCGAACCGCCGGACCGACCAACTGCCGCCGGGATCGATACGGGGTTCGACGGTGTCGGCCCCGAGATTGGCATCCAGCGGCGCCAAAAGTTCGCCCCGGACGCGCTCTGGCGTCCAGCGCTCGGTCGATTTGCGGAAACGCAGGGGACTGGCCACACCGCCCGTAGGATTTGTATCCGTATACCTGTTTTCCCAGCGTCTCGCGCCGGGCCGCCCTCGGTTCCGTTCGCGTGTCCCATAGGGACGCGTTTCGGACCGCCTGCTGTGTGAACAACCGTTACATTGATATGTGCCAGCGGCGTACAATGGTTGTAGTTACCATGTCAATGGGTGCCTATGACGAAGACGAACACGAGCGCCGCGAACAGAAGACCAGCGAGGTCGACGCCGACTTCGACGGTGCTCGATCGGAGTACCGCGGCACCGTCGAGTACGACTCCGGCGATTCCGCCGAGGAACTGCTCGACGCGTTCGAGCAGATCAAGTCCGAGTGACCGTCTCTCCTTTCGACCGTAACAGCAGCACCGACAGCCCGGTCGCCAGCCCGACCGCCAGCACGTGTCCCACGAGTGCGACCACCAGCAGCGGCCGGTCGCGGACGAACGGGACGAGCGATAGCTGCACGACGGCAAACACGACGTTCCAAGCGTCCAGACGGCTGTACGCGCGGGCCTGTGTGGACGTGAACTCGCCTCGGTAGCGGTAGGACCGCCAGACCGCGACTACGCTCGCCCACCAGCCGGTCCCGATACGGTAGCACACGTCCCACCCGATCAGCAGGGCCAGATAGACGGCCGGAAGCGGCGGATCGACGCCGAACAGCGCCTCCACCAGCGGCTCGCCGGCCTGTCTGGGATCGTAGACGAACAGGTGCGTGACGAACACGAGAAACGCGAGCAGGCCGAGTACGACCTCGAACCGCGACCCGAACAGCAGTTGCCGGTAGGGGTCGGGCCCGCCCAACGCTCGCACGCGCTCGCTGACGTGTAACATCACCGCCGAGCCGGCGCCGGCGACCGCGACCGCGACGGTGCCCACGAGGGCTGTGTCCCAGAGGCCGTAGACGGCCGCAAGTACGAGGACGGCCACCTCGAACAGCACCAACTGTAGCGCTACTGCACCGGCATTCGAGAGGTGGACACCCGGGATCGCTCCGACGATGCTCTCGTAGGTCCACGCGTCGCCGTAGTCGACGCCCATCACTCGTCCTCCCCCGCTCGCGCGGGCGCGGCGTCGATGTGCTCGTGTTCGATGGCGCGCTCCACGGCGGTCGAAAACGGTGTCAGATCAACGTCGACGTAGTCCCGGATACTGTCGTCCTCGACGACGACGGGCGTCTTCAGCCCGTCGATCAGCGGGTGGGCGACGCTTCGTGGCACGTCGGTCACGAGGTCGACCCAGTACGCCGACAGCCGCGGCGTCAACACCGGCACCGGGAGGACGAACAGGCGCCGACCAGCGACTTCGGCCGTCTCGACGAGCATCTCCTGATAGCTGAGCACCTCCGGGCCGCCGATCTCGAAGCGCCCGCCGGCGGTCGCCGGCGCGTCCAGAACGCCGGTGAGATACGCCACCACGTCGTCGACCGCGATCGGCTGGCACGGCGTTCGCACCCATCGGGGCGTCACCATCACCGGAAGTTTTCCGGTCAACTGGTCGATAATCTCGAAGCTCGTACTGCCCGGCCCGACGATGATCGCGGCCCGGAGCGTCGTCAGATCGAACGAGCCGCTGTCGAGAATCTCGGCCACCTCTTGGCGCGACTGGAGATGGCCCGATAGTTCCTCGCCGTCCGCGTGCTCGGCCCCCAGCCCGCCGAGGTAGACGACGCGCTCGACGCCGGCCTCGCTGGCCGCTTCGGTGAAGTTCCGTGCAGCGCGCCGATCGCGCTCGGCGAAGTCGCCGCTCGCCCCCATCGAGTGGACGAGGTAGTACGCCGCCTCGACGCCGTCCAGCGCGTCCTCGAAGCTCCCGGGCTCGAGTAAATCGCCTTCGGCGACAGTGACGCCGTCGGGTGGATCGTACCCCGAAGCATCCCTGACCAGCGCCGTGACCTGATGGCCCGCCTCGACGAGTGCCGGCCCGAGATGGCTCCCGACGAACCCCGTCGCACCGGTGAGCAACACGCGCATGATTCCTCCCAAGGACCAGATCGACTTAGTTACCACCCTACAGGGGTGTCTCGGACGTGCTGGCGTGCGCGTCTGGCGGTTGTGGTCTGTCTCAACTGGCCGTTTGTTGCGGTCTGTCCTTCTGGCCGTTCGTCGCGGTCAGTCCCAGCCGGGCGTTTCGGGTGCTCCACGATCTCCCTCGACGCGCTCGGCGACCGACGGCTCGGGCGTCGTCGACTCGCCGCGGACGGTTCGCTGTGGATCGGCGCCGTCGGCCACCTGCGCTTCGGCGTCGCTGCGCTCGGTCCACTCCGTGACCGCTGCACTGACCCACGAGTCGGCGTCGAGCGCGCGCTCGCGGGCCGCTTTGTAGCGCCGCTCGTCGATGCCGGTCGCGCCGGGGCTGGACGCCGCCGCGACGCCGACGAACTCCGCACGGTCTTTCGCGGTCGGTTCGCCGGTTGCGAGCCGATCGACGACGCCGTCCAGACGGTCGGGCTCGGGGTGGACGAACAACTTCTCGCCGATTGCCTGCGGGCCGAGCAAGAGTCCGTCGGCGTCCTCGGGCTCGTCGTCGAGCAGCCGCTCGCCGCCGAACGCCGCTTCGACGCGCTCGCATTCAGTTTCTTGGTCGAGCGCCAGATTGTGGCCGGGGTAGCTCGAACACTGCTCGGGGTAGAGGTCGTCGTCGTGGATCCGGCACTGCAGCGTCTCGGGATCGAGAAAGACACACGCCGGGAGCCACTGAGAGTCGGCGTCGAACGGCGCGACCGGCTTCGGAACCTTGCGCAACCCGACGAAAAACACGGGCTTGCCGCCGACGCCGGCCAGTTCGCGGCCGTCGATCTCGACGCCGCCGTCGTCCAGCCAGAGCCGCGGCGTCAGCGCGTCGCCGTAGCCCGCGTCGAGAAACGCCCGCACCTCCCCTCGCCGGAGGGGAACGAGGTTGTACGTGTCGTCGAGCGGTCGGCGCGGGCCGCGTCGCTCGTGATCGCTCGGAGACTCGGCCAGCGATCGCCAGTCGACACAACAGCCCGCACAGCCCTCACAGTCGACCTCCATACGTCCAATTCGATCGGAGCGCGCAAAAACGCCCCTCCCGGTTCGGTCGTGAACGCTTTCCGGACGGCGCCCCTACCCCGCTCCATGAGCACCGACCCCTGCGACGGCTGTGGCGCCGAGGTGCGGATCGGCGGCGGGATCGGCGACTTCTGGACGCTCTCGCCCGGTACGACCGGCGGGATGACGCTGGAACTCGACGACGACACCGAGCACTTCCTCTGTTTCGACTGCGTCGAGGAGCTACCCGACTACCCGTCTGCCGAGGACGTTGCGGCGCTGGATCGGCCTGTCGAGGCCGGCGACGAGAGCGACACCGAGTGAGCGCGACAGATCTGACCCCGTTTCTACAGCACACGACGACACAGCCTCCAAGCCATCGGCTCGTCCGGCCGTCGGTTCCGGTGGCGCGCGCTGTCGAGTCCTCGTGACGAGACAGCGTCGTGCGAGGGACGAGCGAGCGATAGCGAGCGAGTCGGTTGGGGAGGACGAGGTTGCTGTTCGGGCGGGACTGAAAGGGGCCGCCGCGCTCGATCCGGTGAGACGAAGTAAGCACCGCAGCGACCGCAGGGAGCGAGGAGCACAGCGAGTCGCAACCGGTGGAGCGTGGCGGGGGCTTTCGTGGAGTTCGCGGTCGCAGCTACTGTTCGAGAGAGCACAGCGTGAGCGTTCAGAGCACTCTCGACACAAAACTACCAACCCGCAACTACCGAGCACCGGAGTCGCAGTCTTTACCATCGTACGCCGCGGCCCACATGATAGTGGACGCCAGCCGCATCCTCGATGAGTTTCCCGCGCCCTCCTACCGCGGCAACCAACAGCAAGCCCTCGACGATATCCGCGACGCGTTCGAGGCCGGCAACGACGTGGTGCTGGTGCGCGCGCCGACCGGCAGCGGCAAGTCCCTGCTGGCCCGCGCCATCGCGGGCTGTGCGCGCCGTGGCGACGGCGCCGCGCCGAGCGAGGCCACCAGCGCCTACTACACGACGCCGCAGGTCTCCCAACTGGACGACGTTGCCGGCGACGATCTGCTGGAGGATCTCAGCATCATCCGGGGCAAGAGCAACTACAACTGCATCCTCCCCGACGAGACCGACACGTCGGTCGATCAGGCCCCCTGCGCCCGCGAGCGCGGCTACGACTGTTCGGTCAAGCACCGCTGTCCGTACTTCTCCGACCGGGCGATCGCCTCGAATCGCCGGATCGCCGCGATGACGCTGGCCTACTTCATGCAGACCGCCGGCTCGGACGTGTTCCGAAAGCGCGACGTTTGCGTGATCGACGAGGCCCACGGGCTCGCCGAGTGGGCCGAGATGTACGCGACGACCCACCTCGGTCCGCGAACGGTGCCGATGTGGGAGGACCTCCGCGTGCCCGACCTCGACGGCCCCGATCAGGCCGTCGACTACGCAGACGCGCTGATCGACACCTGCACGAAGCGCAAGGACGACCTGCTCCAGAAGGGCGACCTCGAACCCGCCGAGGCCGCCGAACGCGACCGACTGCAGGAACTCATCTCCGAACTCAAGTGGTTCGTCGAGGACTACCGCGACCCCCAGAGCTCGACGATGTGGCTCGTCGACCAGAACGACCGGGAGGGGGGCAGTGAGCAAGGCGAAGGAGGACCGGTCACGATCAAGCCGATGGATCCCGAGCGCTACCTGCAACACACCGTCTGGGATCGCGCGAACAAGTTCGCGCTGCTGTCGGCGACGATTCTCAGCAAGGACGCGTTCTGCCGGCAGGTCGGGCTCGACCCCGACGATGTCGCGCTGGTGGACGTGGGCCACACGTTCCCCGTCGAACATCGCCCGCTGTACGATGTCGCGCAGGGCAAGATGACCTACGAGCACCGCGACCAGACGATCCCGAAGGTGGCCCGTACGATCGTCCGAATCATGCGAAAACACGACGACGAGAAGGGGCTGATCCACTGCCACTCGTATGACATTCAGTCCCGGCTGAAGGAGCGCCTCGGCGACTTCGGCGTCGCCCAGCGCGTTCGCACCCACGACCGCGAGGACCGCGACGCCGCGCTGGAGGCGTGGAAAGACAGCGACCGCCCCGACGTGTTTCTCTCGGTGAAGATGGAGGAGGCCCTCGATCTGGAAGGCGACCTCGCGCGCTGGCAAGTGATCTGCAAGGCGCCGTACCCCAACACCGGCGACTCACGGGTCGCCCATCGATTGGAGGACGGCCAGTGGGGCTGGTACTATCGCACAGCCCTGCGGACGGTGATTCAGGCCTGCGGGCGGGTCGTCCGCGCGCCCGAGGACCACGGCGCGACGTATCTTGCGGATTCGAGCCTGCTGGATCTGTTCGACCGGGCGAGCCACGACGTGCCCGACTGGTTCGACGAGCAGATCGTCCGGATGTCCGAGCCGGACCTGCCGGCGTTCGATCCGGACGGTGCGCTCGGCGAGGTTGGATCGGCGCCGAATCGGCGCCGCAGCGCCGCCGGCGGCTCGTCGGAGCGATCGGAGCCGACCGGCAACAGCGGCTCGACGCCGTCGTCGGGCAGTAGCTCCACGTCGGCATCGCGCAGCGGGCGCTCGTCGAACTCCTCGCAAAAGTCCCCGATCACGGATGTCTGGGAGACCGACGACTAGTCGGGACGTGTCGGCTGGAAAAACTGCGGGACGGACTTAGTCCGCGAACGTCGGATCCGTCGCGGAATCGGTCGTCTGGTTGGAGGTTGGTTCGGGGGCCGGGACTCTGTTCGACGGCTCGGGCCACTCCGCCATCGACACGACCAGCTGTCGGTAGATCGCGGGGAAGACGACACCGACCGTCGCCAGCACGGCGATCTGGAGGAGGGGGCTGACGTAACTCTGGGCGGCGTACCAGAGCCCGACTGCGATAGCGACCGATGCGGTGGTCACCATAGTTTCGCTAGTGGGCATGTTCAATAGAAGTACATTCGCGTAAATATACCTTTCTATCGGTTGACACCATGTGTGTGGTACGCACGGGCGAGACTTTTGTTCGCACGCGTCACCACTTACAGTATGGACGCGACCCCGGCTGCGGTCCGCGAGCGCGCGCGAGTCGAGCACTACGAGCCGCCCGTCTACGGCATCGAGGAACCGCTCTGGCTCGCTACCGACGAGGAAACCGGCTGCACGGGCGCAGGCAAGATCGAAGCCGAGGCGGTCGGCAACTTGCTGTCGCTGGTCGCAACCCACGAGAC
The Natronoarchaeum philippinense DNA segment above includes these coding regions:
- a CDS encoding aminopeptidase, with the translated sequence MDRRIREHAEVLVDWSAQIEASDDVVLAVGEGTHDLAVATAELVGERGANLVATYAADELQRAYLRGHDGNFDANPAHELALVENADVYLALGGGRNTSALADVDAERRTAYAQATEAIREARLSTDWVKTVHPTRSLAQQAGMAYEEYQDFVYDATLRDWEALAAEMERLKEILDEGSEVRLVSADTDLTMSIEGRTAVNSAASVAYDSHNLPSGEVFTAPYDTEGEVCFDVPMTIRGERVNNVSLTFEDGEVVDVSADQNASVIEEIVDTDDGARRLGELGIGMNRGIDRFTDNILFDEKMGDTVHLALGRAYDANLPADESGNDSAVHVDLITDVSDESRLVVDGEVVQRNGRFRWEDGFEE
- a CDS encoding redoxin domain-containing protein; translation: MIAEGTAAPDFTLPAAVDGDIQTLTFSEYADSRITVLAFYPADFSPSCTDELCSLRDIDLFNLQRDVTILGVSTDSAFSHREFARQNGLEFPLCSDNDGRVARRYGVLGDEIRGHSRLAQRSVFVVDDRGTVRYAWTAEETAQLPDLAAVREAVDSIQDDRSAIERYQEAHDHFKYGQSEHESALTALADEEWHVAAEAFGEAEYYFEEAETGFDTARRFAESDNISRAGDRAKQKASHYRQSARWYIGAARRYGEGEMAAARDAADDAEAALDRARGMEPIPDLYSV
- a CDS encoding DUF5789 family protein; protein product: MMRRTHELLTETEYPITTDELVERYGDQQIELADGTETVGEILARLDGETYEHKEDAEFAIYSAVSDRAIGRKGYSDRDPTPLGSPHGPDQVSF
- a CDS encoding DUF5784 family protein, translated to MASPLRFRKSTERWTPERVRGELLAPLDANLGADTVEPRIDPGGSWSVRRFDVDNGDIALFVWRDDEAYWLGNTETPKALWRTDKFGWTEVPYHVARFSQRELLAELYDAEPWLDPYDHLAWFFLPVFMSKDGRTTTRTFFRDHAAGFPDADREAALTFYEDFLSTGVFDDERETMAGKLGTSEMFDRVRMTAAMGEFNAAKLLSDAGYGVTPEIAVGTGHSLDFRATPTGARAADGGIDSDDGESSAIVEVTRPQPPTRRTASTPSAAVRETADSKASGQLSEHGDAVLFVDCSSFRDDEWLAVRGERPALPHRPAVVFRARPSGRIEGYASGNVPLDLGGGIELV
- a CDS encoding DUF5786 family protein — translated: MSMGAYDEDEHERREQKTSEVDADFDGARSEYRGTVEYDSGDSAEELLDAFEQIKSE
- a CDS encoding DUF7530 family protein — its product is MGVDYGDAWTYESIVGAIPGVHLSNAGAVALQLVLFEVAVLVLAAVYGLWDTALVGTVAVAVAGAGSAVMLHVSERVRALGGPDPYRQLLFGSRFEVVLGLLAFLVFVTHLFVYDPRQAGEPLVEALFGVDPPLPAVYLALLIGWDVCYRIGTGWWASVVAVWRSYRYRGEFTSTQARAYSRLDAWNVVFAVVQLSLVPFVRDRPLLVVALVGHVLAVGLATGLSVLLLRSKGETVTRT
- a CDS encoding NAD(P)H-binding protein → MRVLLTGATGFVGSHLGPALVEAGHQVTALVRDASGYDPPDGVTVAEGDLLEPGSFEDALDGVEAAYYLVHSMGASGDFAERDRRAARNFTEAASEAGVERVVYLGGLGAEHADGEELSGHLQSRQEVAEILDSGSFDLTTLRAAIIVGPGSTSFEIIDQLTGKLPVMVTPRWVRTPCQPIAVDDVVAYLTGVLDAPATAGGRFEIGGPEVLSYQEMLVETAEVAGRRLFVLPVPVLTPRLSAYWVDLVTDVPRSVAHPLIDGLKTPVVVEDDSIRDYVDVDLTPFSTAVERAIEHEHIDAAPARAGEDE
- a CDS encoding YkgJ family cysteine cluster protein gives rise to the protein MEVDCEGCAGCCVDWRSLAESPSDHERRGPRRPLDDTYNLVPLRRGEVRAFLDAGYGDALTPRLWLDDGGVEIDGRELAGVGGKPVFFVGLRKVPKPVAPFDADSQWLPACVFLDPETLQCRIHDDDLYPEQCSSYPGHNLALDQETECERVEAAFGGERLLDDEPEDADGLLLGPQAIGEKLFVHPEPDRLDGVVDRLATGEPTAKDRAEFVGVAAASSPGATGIDERRYKAARERALDADSWVSAAVTEWTERSDAEAQVADGADPQRTVRGESTTPEPSVAERVEGDRGAPETPGWD
- a CDS encoding DUF7561 family protein — protein: MSTDPCDGCGAEVRIGGGIGDFWTLSPGTTGGMTLELDDDTEHFLCFDCVEELPDYPSAEDVAALDRPVEAGDESDTE
- a CDS encoding helicase C-terminal domain-containing protein, whose amino-acid sequence is MIVDASRILDEFPAPSYRGNQQQALDDIRDAFEAGNDVVLVRAPTGSGKSLLARAIAGCARRGDGAAPSEATSAYYTTPQVSQLDDVAGDDLLEDLSIIRGKSNYNCILPDETDTSVDQAPCARERGYDCSVKHRCPYFSDRAIASNRRIAAMTLAYFMQTAGSDVFRKRDVCVIDEAHGLAEWAEMYATTHLGPRTVPMWEDLRVPDLDGPDQAVDYADALIDTCTKRKDDLLQKGDLEPAEAAERDRLQELISELKWFVEDYRDPQSSTMWLVDQNDREGGSEQGEGGPVTIKPMDPERYLQHTVWDRANKFALLSATILSKDAFCRQVGLDPDDVALVDVGHTFPVEHRPLYDVAQGKMTYEHRDQTIPKVARTIVRIMRKHDDEKGLIHCHSYDIQSRLKERLGDFGVAQRVRTHDREDRDAALEAWKDSDRPDVFLSVKMEEALDLEGDLARWQVICKAPYPNTGDSRVAHRLEDGQWGWYYRTALRTVIQACGRVVRAPEDHGATYLADSSLLDLFDRASHDVPDWFDEQIVRMSEPDLPAFDPDGALGEVGSAPNRRRSAAGGSSERSEPTGNSGSTPSSGSSSTSASRSGRSSNSSQKSPITDVWETDD